Genomic segment of Salvelinus alpinus chromosome 23, SLU_Salpinus.1, whole genome shotgun sequence:
ACAATATCCCTCGCTTCATCTCTAACTCTAGATTATACTAAACCTAGCCCTAACAATATCCCTCGCTTCATCTCTAACTCTAGCTTATACTAAACCTAGCCCTAACAATATCCCTTGCTTCATCTCTAACTCTAGATTATACTAAACCTAGCCCTAACAATATCCCTCGCTTCATCTCTAACTCTAGCTTatactaaacctaaccctatccctaacttCATCTCTAACTCTAGCTTATACTAAACATAGCCCTAATCTTAACCCTCGCTTCATCGCTAACTCTAGCTATTACTAAACCTAGACTCAACCCTAACCCACGCTTCATCTCTAACTCTAGCTTatactaaacctaaacctaaccctcgcTTCATCTCTAACTCTATCTTATACTAAacctagccctagccctaaccctcgCTTCATCTCTAACTCTAGCTGATACTAAATCTAGCCCTAACCCTTGCTTCATCTCTACCTCTAGCATATACTAAACctaccctcaaccctaaccctcgcTTCTTTTCCACATCTTGGCTCAAACCTAACCCTCGccataaccctaactctaacttaTTGTCCACATCTCTGAGCCAAGATGTGGAGGGCTAGAGTTATGGCTAGATTTGGGTTGAGCcgggatatggacatgaagctatggATAGGTTTACGGTTGAGTTTAGagtttgtctgtctccctgcctgtctgtctctctttctgtgagtGGATATGTCTGTCTGAgaaagagatgagggagggagagagagaggggagggtgtcATGTCTGTGATGCCTTTCTCTATGCATACATATTGTGATGCTAATCTTTCCCCATTGAACATGATGTATTAATTTAGGCATCAACCTTGTGACACTTATTTTTTCCCCATTGACTGCAATGTATTGACATACGTGTCAACACTGTGACACTCAccttttcccattgactgcaatTTATCAGATTGAATTGGTTGTCACTTATCTTTCGCCATTGACTCCAATATATTGACATAAACGACAACCCTGTGACACTCATCTTTTtcattgaatgcaatgtattgacataaTTGTCAACCCTGTGGCACTCATGTTTTCCCAATGACTGCAATGTATTGAGAAAAACGTCAACCCTGTGACACTCATCTTTTCCtattgaatgcaatgtattgagAAAAACGTCAGCTACTGTGGCATTTGGATGACATTTTCAGGCTGATAATGGGCTGTTCAGGCAGCATCAAAACTCATGATAAAAAAAGAAAATTCAGTCATGAATTAGTCCCTTTTATTAATTCCCATTAACTTTCAAGTTTTGTGATTTGGATGTGTATGCAGTGTGCCGTGTGTTGCAGACCAATCAGTCAGAGGAACCCGCTGGTCTCCTCTTCTGGGATCGGTTTCCCTCCAGATACAGCCTGTTCTACCGGTGATTACAGACCACAGGGAGTCGTGACTTTTTCAATGAAATATATTCAAAAACATATAGCCCAAGCACTTTTGTATGGAAAGAATGTACATTTCTCTGTAAAGGAAAAAAAGATCACTTGGAAATTTGGACAGATTCCATTCCagttcccccctccccctctcttccacttttctttctctttccctctcccccaacctccccccccctcaccttctcttcttcccttctctctgtcctgtatggCTTTCAGCAATGCGTTTCTCGCTGGCTGTTCCAATGCCTCTCACTAACTCTCTGCTTCGTCTGCATTTTTTAAGTCTCCAAAACCACACAAAATAAACCATAATTACTTTTCTTTTTTTCCATTAATACTTGTTTTGATCAACAGTAAAATtagaaaaacatccacacagcctGGAGTACATAAGTCAGCTGTGAAAGCGCAATACATGATGCATGATGCACAAATATAGTGAATAGAAAACCCAATGTTTTCTGTTGGATGAGTTACAGCTTCACCTTGGCGCCTGGTTTATTTCAAACATATAAAAAATATCTTACGGTACATAAATCATAAAAGCATCAGAAGATGGAGAAGTTGGAACAAAGTAGATTGAATGCTTTCTTAAGACGTTATTACAACTAAAGATATTTACACACCTCTAAAATAGGCAACATTTTACCTCTAGAATGGATATACAGTATCAATGCCATACCATAGGTCAGTTGTTTTGATTTCTTCTCCATTGTAACTGATATGTCTGGTACTCCTTGCTCTAATTCTAGTGCTGCCAGTGATGCCTGGATATTAGTAGTTTCTAAAGGAAGTGCTGAGGGTCTCTAGGCCTGCAGGATAAACCTGTCGTCTGCCTGCAAATTAGCTTCACATGTGAAATACTATGCCACCTCACACAATGAGGTCACACAATGTTTGTAGTCAATGTCTGTGAGTGGGTTTGAGATAGGCAGTACTGTACATGTGTTGGTTGAGGGTTAGGATGGTCATGGTTCTCCCTCTCTAGTCTCAGTCTATGGGTCTGACCATCATGCGGACTCCCTTCATAGAGTAGAATCCTCCGCCGTAGTCCGCCCAGAAGATTCCGTCCTGAAACTTGCTGCGGTAGACCCCACCGGAGTACCAAACACCGTTCAGATTGGCCTGGCCACAGGAGTTGTACCACCAGCCTCCCTTATGGAAGTGTGCACAGTTACCTGCATCGAGAGAATATAAATAGTCCATTAAAAGATACCCATTGAGTTTGCTCATATGCGTTCTTAAGGACCTACTGGATGTCTTAAGTGTTTAGCCAACAGTGtatcatttgattgattgacccaCCTGAGAAGGCGTCCTTGTCTTGGTCCAGTGTGGTGAACTGCTTGCCGTTGTGGCTGCTGAGTGAGTCACCAGCGTTTCCCTGATAGGTGCCCAGCCTCAGGCGGTAGCCCTCGCTCTCAGGCTCCAGGTGAAAGCTGCTGTACTCAGCATACACCTTCTTCCCCACCCAGTCCTCCAGCTCCACTAGAAGTCTGTAGTCAGACTGCTTCCCTAAGTTGTAGATCCCAAGCAACCCCAGCCAGTACTCACCGTCTATGTTGCCAAATCCATTCTGAGAAAGGAGGGGACAGAGATAAAAAATGAGTCATTGGTTTTGTAGTCAGAGTGGTTTAAAAAGAGGAATGTTAAAATAAGGAACACTAAATCAACTTTTGTCAAAAAGTACTTTTGGAAGACAAGACCAGTAATCTTGGCCAATCATCTAATTTACTTTTTGATTCTCCTGCAAGTTAGTATTAATCTTCTTTGGACAAAATAATATATAAGACAAACAATAATTTGATATTCGCATTgaattactgtactgtaattaaAATTGGCTAtacagatgaaactaaagacaTTGTGGAATCCATACTGGAAAATAATAAGCATCAATCTTAGAAATGGGGGCTTTCATTGTTCATATTTCAACCCCAAACAACAGTTGGAATCCCTGCTAATGGTGATGACACTGGCCCCCCTGTGTGTGCTGAAAAACCATGACCAATCTGTATCTGGCTGTTCTCCTCAGAGCACTTCACACTAAATGGCTGTGGTCTGATTTGGTTTCTGATTGCGAATTAAGTAGTACAGCCGGGAATTATGATTGTCCTGGGCCTCcactggtgctgtgtgtgtgtgtgtgttcgcgtgtGTATGCATGCATATGTGTTTATATGTGGTGGATTGGTGGTTGAAGATTGATTCACAACCACTCATCTATGTTGAGGAGAGTTATTAAGTTCCAGTTAAACCTACGCTAGCTAGCCTGGCAGAGCTATATGGAACGCTGAATTAAATCATCAAGCAAGAAGCAAGGCCAACGCAGATACAGTTCATCCTTAAGATGTACTGGGTGGATGTAGCTAGCAGAGCTATGGTGGTTTGGAACGTCAATGTTGGAGATTGAGCGATGGAACATACCTTCCTGCTGGGTCTTCCTATGTTTCATAGTGGCAATCTCAAACTTAATCTCTTCAGCATGAATATGCTGAAACACACATTATATTATAAGTGAAAACACGAGGGGACCAGGCCTTGGAAAGGATcccgagacaccagaccagatgAGTTCCTTTGGATAGGTCATATAACGGCACCATTGTTGTCTCTGGCTTAAAGGTTTTGTAAGAGGCGATTGGACAGGCAGAGGTGTCTTTGTCATTGTCACCTTGTAGGCGTCCCAGTTCCTGAAGAAGTTGACGGAGCCATCCCTCCTGCTCTGGATGACAGTCCAGCCTCCATTGTCCAGGCCCTGCTCACACCACACCTGCATGGGCCTCTCTGCCTCGTCAGGTTTCAGCAGGTACATACCGCTGGTGCTATGGCCAGCCTCCTGCGCCTGAAGACAGTCCCTGAAAGGACCTGGggcaggatggatggagggatgaagggagagatggaggcagagaTGGAGGAATGGGGAAGAGATGAAGGAacagagggagtgatggagggatgtaGCTGTTACAGACTTTTAATCACCAACCAAATGTAAGCAGCTAAACCAGTGAGTTTGTTTTGAACCCATTGATTATTCTAGTTTACCTCTTACTACAGTTCATTTGTTATACATTTGTCTTAGAGAAGATGTGGACAGTTAAAAACAGTGACTCACTGGGCGCAGATGTCATTTCAACGTCTAGttctgatttacatttggttgagttgtcaattaacgtgaattcaacgtgaaatcctAATTTCATCAGGATTTAGGTTCAACTTTGGGTGGAAAAAAATACTAAGATcctttacgttgatgactttttgcaaatccaatcagttttccacgttgattcaacatcacCTTGAATTTACGTGGAAACGatgttgatttaaccagtttttgcccagtgggtaagtTGTATAATGTGAGATGAATCTTTTCCTAGTTTATAGAGGTGGGTAGCTACTGTATTAGTCTGTATTAGCCTGAGCAAGCAGTGGTGAAGTAAACCAGAAGTGCTGCTACTTTGTGGTTAGGGGAAGGAAACCATGTCATTCCAGCCTGGCTTCTGTCCATGCTTAGCATGAGAGGGAGCAGTCCTGGAGAGGGTTCGCTTTCATACAGAGCTGCCTTCAAGTCACACATGCTTTATTATTCTAAATGTGTCAGGAATTTTGTTTGATGAGTAGAATCGCACAGGCTTTTCCTTTCTTTCTTCTGATTTCAGACAAGACAACATTTTTATTTCCATCGAGGTCTTTCTTTCTGGTGAGCAGCACCAAACCTAGTTCCAGGTGAACCTAGTTCCAGCTAAACCTAGTTCCAGCTGATATGCAAATGTTTCATAATAAATACTCAGTCTAAGAAGAAAATGAACCTGCTGTTATTCCATTCATACACCCAttggtctgaggttgtgaggtTAATTTAGAAATACCTGTTTTACCCTTGGTACCAAccacccacccccccacacatccCACCAACCACCCAACCTATCAAATGACTCAATCAATCAACCCACCCACCCTCTGCGCTGAAGTTGCCCTGCGGAGCCGTCCGGAGCTCCAGGGTGCCTCCTGTGGGTGCCGgccccactcgggagcccctgtcTCTGGGGAACGCCCGGCTATGGTCCCTCTGGATCTCGTTGGTGAACCTTGGGATGCTAACCGGTATGTTCTCCGGCACTACCTGTACCAGCGGTGGGCCCTGAGGAGGCTGCTCCTGCCGCCGGCCGTACACCTGTAGACAGCGCTCCTCCAGGGCACCAATCAGAACCGACTGGTTGTTGACCATGGCGGAGAGCGTGGCGTAGCGGACCTCCAGGTCTCGGTAGCGGGCTGCCAGACGTAGGGACTCTGCTGTGGCGTTGAGAATGCGTCCCTCCAGCTGAGCCAGCTCCAGAGAGTTGTCTCTCTTCCTGATGATCTCATGAAGCAGCTGCATGTAAAGCTGGGTCACCCTGGAGTTCATGTTCCTGCTCTCCTTCCTCAGCAGCTTCATCTCGTTTACCATGTCCCCGTCCACATCTACCACCAGCTTCAGGTTGTCCATCTCCCGTCTCTGTTTGGAGAGCAGGTCCCTCACTGCCGCCACGTCTAGGCGGGTCACGCGATCCTTGTCCGTGTGTAGGCCCCGGCTGGCGCAGATGGGCCCTGTGATCTTCTGCTCAGGGACCAGGAAGGTGTACGAGCACTTTTTGGGTGGTTCTCCTGTGTCCTCTGGGGCCCTTCGTCTCCGGGTCAGGATGGGGGATCTGAGGCCCTCACTGCTGCCCCAGACAGACAGCCCAAGCAGGACAAACAGGCATAAAGCTCTGGGCCCCATGGTCAGTCTCTTGGTTACTCTTCTCTTCTTCTGCTCCTCTGCAGCTGACGGCTGTGTCACTGTTGCACCTAAAACAGACGGGAAAGCGGGGCAATATGTGGTTGAATTCTTAGCAGTGGTGTGTGCACTGCAGAGCAGGCATGCAGAAATATGTTATCACAGCTCCAATTCTGGCTTCAGTTCATTTACTCTTGGGTGTTCCTTCATGCTACTGAGCCTAACCATCTCTGGGTGTGTTTGGTTAGCTCCTGTTCTCATCTCCCCTGCTTAATCAAGCTTCTCCAAAAGCTTCCAGGTTGTATCTTTAGATTTGAGAAAAGGGCTATAGAAAAcctttgtattattattatgtggAGGGATACAGTTAGAAAAAGTCTGGACTCTTCCATAGAAAAGTCTGAAAACCAAGTAGAGAATTTTTGTTTGGCATTAAAGGAAGGCAAACATGTAGCCCcaattctaaataaaataaaaaagtctcGGAAAGACCTGTGCACCTCTTTGGCACCAGTTGGAGGACAATGATTGTTTCAGACTGACCCATTTGACTCTCATCCTATTTCTCCTGGCTGGCCTAAATATGGAGACATTTGGCACCGGCTGAATTTGGTACAGAATTAAAGAGCTGGATGTGTGAGACTGTGAGCATGAATCTCCTGGTTTATGAGTAATGTTTTCTGGGAATCTATTTTAAGAGGTGAGGCTCACATTTTGAACTTATTGGTCTTGACAGCACAAAGAATGGAGAGCAGGGAGGGGTGCTGTTAAAAAATGCATGTTAAGTGAAAAAACCCTCCTTTTCAATAGATAGCTTGGCTTGCCTCCGGGCATTCAGATTGCTAACAGCGGGCCAAACGTTAGACTGATGTTGCACTTCGGCCAAACCACAACTAGAATGGCGTATGCAGAGGATGTGGGCCAAAAAGGTTAAATAACCCTCAACCATCCAACACTTTTGACAGGCGCACATTATGACCTACTTCACATCAATAGGCTACCCATCAAAACAAATCCCCTGGATTCAAACATACTGAGGAAGCAAGGACTCACCGTCTCTTGGATGGAAAAAGAAGTGGGGGCACTCAATCATTTCTGCCTGCGGTCTTTCATGAAATATTTTAAGCTGCATTGAAGGGTCCCGTTCCAACAATACTTAATGGGAGGATGGTGGCAGCATTACCTAAACCAAAATGGCTGTGGTGACAAAATTGTTCCCTTTGTCACTATCAAGAGAGAGAAACATTGTTTTGCTGCCTGACTTTGAGCAGTAGACAACATAACATTTTCTTTATTTATGTACTATTGATTTAGTTATTTATCATTACCAGTACAGCACTGGAAATCCATACATTTCCTTTGTGTCAGGCTTtcagacaaatcaaatcaaaaacacccaaatacagACTAACAGATGAAGAATAGTTTTAAGGAAAGTTGGAGGAGAGATTTAGAAAGTGATATTAGAATTTGAGACTTGGTTCTTGAGCATAAGCCatcagctctctctgtctctctccttcttttaGTAAAAACACTCATTCATGATCACTCTCAATAATTTGGCTTCGGTGATTGACCCTTCTTAAAAGTTAGTCCCAAACCCCAattacagactcagactcagGTCGCAGATAAGTGACAATGTTTACACAAAAGGCTCAGTATGAGAATCACAGGACTATTCATCTAATAGTGTGTTATTACTGCTATATGTGTCTGTCGCTAACACCCTAGGCCTGCTGGTCTTCATCAAGTCAGCCACagtcagagcattacatttttaaTTGACTTATAAAAAAAAGTATCCAAAGTACATTTTCCTACTCAGGCAGAGCCAGACGAATAGCTCATCAATATTAATGGGGCGGTTTGCATCCAGACAGGTCAAACTTGCGGTGACtgtcctacagtacagtaggctaGCAGAGGACAGTGCCAGTCTTTGGGTGAATGCCCTCCAGTGCCAGCGGGTCACTGGCTGTTCTGTTGTGACtcaagtgtgtctgtccattcacTGGCAGGCCCAGGGGGGATGTTTGCTCAGACTTTTTTCCCCTACCTAGTGTCTGTCTAATGGCTGACGCTTGTAAGTTAATAAACCATTGATAACAGTTAATACACCTTTAATAGCAGCTACTAAAGAGGTAATAAACAGAAAATAAATGAGAACACGAGTGTATTACAATAAATAAATTAACAATTAATTGTGGTGAATGGTGCCAGTTCTGGGAGGCTTCTATTAAAGTACAAGCCATTTGTAATGACATTTCTACAAAATAAATTACTTAAATATAATAGACCCCAATTTGGCAATCACAGAAAATAAACAACCACGTACCCATGGCGATGACAGATAAGATCTACAAACTATCTCTGGTCTGAACAATACCGGAACTGGAATTTTCCATTGAGGCATCTGTTGAACAAAGTTTAAGaaaagacagacaggacaggataggCCACATGAAAAGAAAAGTGTGTACACACCTGTAGCTATGTGTGAAGACAGCCTGTGCGTCTCAACGTTGTTTGCTTCTTCTGCTGGTGCTTGTTAGAGGCTTGTGGGGGCCGATGTCTCAGTCTCAGTTGTGGCTCCTGTATAGCAGCATGCTCTTCACTCTCCTGCCTTCTCCTTAGtactggtctctctgtctctctctctcgctggccTCACAAACTGGTTAGTGAATATCTgtggcattcacacacacacacacacactcacacactcacagtaGGATGGAGGCTGGTCCAGAAAGTTTGAGCTAGCCTGGGGGGATGGTGAGTTTTTCCCTCTGGAGTGGTAGGTTGTCCTGCCTACTACCTCTGTCATAGTGCTCCTAAAGAATAAGAGAACTCCTCCTATTATAAGGTTCCAATTGCtaatgaaagaaaaaaagaaaagagcaAAATACACTAAGCCTGGGTGCCTGGAATTGGTGTGTGGTGATGACACCCACTcaggatcacacacacatactcactcttgCCATCGCAGCTTAGAGCATGGAATATGTCTCACTCACACAAACTCTCTCTCAGTCAGGCATAAACATTCAATCTGTGGTTAAACTAGGAAACTTTCCCATATACGCCATACACACACTTGTTATTAACAACtctcaatcaattttattttagcAAAGCTCTTTGAACATTTCTCACTCATACATACTCCATCTCTGTCAAAAACACTGGTCCTAGAAGTCCTCTTAGAAGAACTCCTGATCATAGGGCTATTGGCAGCTGTGTTTATTTGGCTACGGACACAACATGTGGAGGTCTTAGCAGACAAAGACGTCTTTAGACAAAATGTTTGGGACGTAAATCCCAAGGGAGGAAATCATTTTGTAGTGTGGGAGAAGGGTATCACTTGGAAGATATTGGGATGGGGGACTAGTAAACTTTCttgactgcggtgtgtgtgtttatatgttttAGTTTCTCTCAAAGGTGGTCGTTTGAATATAAAAAGAGGTCTCTAAATAAAttatatcagaatgtagaaggaCTTAACTCTGGAGAAAAGGTCCCTTATGAAAGTGAAGGACACACACGAAGCATGTAGcatttatgtattatatatatttttttatttaacttggcaagtcagttaagaacaaattattatttacaatgacggcctagtccggccaaacccggacgatgctgggccaattgtgcgccgcccaatgggactccctgtaacgggtgtcctcctcctcttcagacgaagaggaggagtagggattggaccaaagtgcagcgtgatatttggacataatgaagtttattaaagtactgacgaaaaccgaaaacacttcaacaaactacaaaataagaaaacgacgtagacagacctgaacatggaacttacataaatgcacgaagaactcacgaacaggaacggactacatcaaacgaacaaacaaaccgaaacagtcccgtgtggtgcaacatacacagacacagaagacaatcacccacaaacaaacagtgtgaacagccaacc
This window contains:
- the LOC139550512 gene encoding angiopoietin-related protein 1-like, whose translation is MGPRALCLFVLLGLSVWGSSEGLRSPILTRRRRAPEDTGEPPKKCSYTFLVPEQKITGPICASRGLHTDKDRVTRLDVAAVRDLLSKQRREMDNLKLVVDVDGDMVNEMKLLRKESRNMNSRVTQLYMQLLHEIIRKRDNSLELAQLEGRILNATAESLRLAARYRDLEVRYATLSAMVNNQSVLIGALEERCLQVYGRRQEQPPQGPPLVQVVPENIPVSIPRFTNEIQRDHSRAFPRDRGSRVGPAPTGGTLELRTAPQGNFSAEGPFRDCLQAQEAGHSTSGMYLLKPDEAERPMQVWCEQGLDNGGWTVIQSRRDGSVNFFRNWDAYKNGFGNIDGEYWLGLLGIYNLGKQSDYRLLVELEDWVGKKVYAEYSSFHLEPESEGYRLRLGTYQGNAGDSLSSHNGKQFTTLDQDKDAFSGNCAHFHKGGWWYNSCGQANLNGVWYSGGVYRSKFQDGIFWADYGGGFYSMKGVRMMVRPID